A genome region from Anaerolineae bacterium includes the following:
- the cas4 gene encoding CRISPR-associated protein Cas4 → MLLLGLSLLLLALGILALVTLKKKAMGLPRGKLHIADSQKWSRCERELFSPRHRLVGRPDYLFQEKGQFIPVEIKSGRSPHSPYASHVFQLVAYCLLVEENTGFVPPYGIIAYRDGHFCVKYTPALKAELLKIVEEMRKTLTLGQEPEVKESSKCHRCGYRSICFR, encoded by the coding sequence GTGCTTCTTTTGGGGCTTTCGCTGTTGTTGCTTGCTCTGGGTATTCTAGCCCTGGTAACTTTAAAAAAGAAAGCCATGGGGTTACCTCGCGGGAAACTTCATATAGCTGATTCGCAGAAATGGAGCCGGTGCGAGCGTGAACTTTTTTCTCCCCGCCATCGTCTTGTGGGCCGGCCAGATTACCTTTTCCAGGAAAAAGGCCAATTCATCCCCGTGGAAATCAAGTCCGGGCGCTCTCCCCATTCCCCCTATGCTTCTCATGTATTTCAGCTCGTAGCCTATTGTCTCCTTGTAGAGGAAAACACAGGTTTTGTCCCCCCTTACGGCATTATAGCTTATCGAGATGGGCATTTTTGTGTAAAGTATACGCCAGCTCTTAAGGCCGAGCTTCTTAAAATTGTGGAAGAGATGCGAAAGACTTTAACCCTGGGCCAGGAGCCAGAAGTGAAAGAAAGCTCAAAATGCCATAGATGCGGATATAGGTCCATATGCTTCAGATGA
- a CDS encoding fructose-1,6-bisphosphatase produces the protein MKVTLSVIKADIGGLVGHCYIHPDLLEIGEESLKKARNEGLVMDYHITAVGDDLQLIITHNKGVNAEPIHRLAWETFEKAAARAKELKLYGAGQDLIKEAFSGNIRGMGPGLAEMEFEERPSEPIIIFIADKTSAGAWNLPLYRIFADPFNTIGLVISPSMHDGFAFEVHDVKAGTKVLLKCPEELYDLLLLIGSPSRYAIKAVYHKATGEIAAVSSTERLSLIAGRYVGKDDPVCVVRCQHEFPAVGEVLEPFAFPHLVEGWMRGSHHGPLMPVALRNATPTRFDGPPRVVALGFQLTQGHLIGPKDLFDDPSFDEARRFCNAVADYLRRHGPFEPHRLPMEEMEYTTLPQVLAKLKDRFEEI, from the coding sequence ATGAAAGTCACCTTGAGCGTGATAAAGGCCGATATTGGGGGCCTTGTGGGACATTGCTATATCCACCCCGACCTTCTGGAAATCGGGGAAGAGTCCCTCAAAAAAGCTCGCAATGAAGGTCTCGTTATGGATTACCATATTACAGCGGTTGGCGATGACTTGCAGCTTATTATCACCCACAACAAAGGCGTTAATGCTGAACCAATTCACCGTTTAGCCTGGGAAACCTTCGAAAAGGCCGCAGCCAGGGCCAAAGAGTTAAAGCTATACGGGGCCGGGCAAGATCTCATAAAGGAGGCCTTTAGCGGAAATATAAGAGGTATGGGGCCTGGCCTGGCCGAGATGGAATTTGAAGAACGTCCTTCGGAACCCATTATTATCTTCATAGCTGATAAAACCTCCGCAGGCGCCTGGAATCTTCCGCTTTACCGAATTTTCGCCGACCCCTTTAACACCATCGGTCTGGTAATTTCCCCATCAATGCATGATGGGTTCGCTTTTGAAGTCCACGATGTAAAAGCAGGAACGAAAGTTCTGCTCAAATGCCCTGAAGAGCTCTATGATCTTCTTTTGTTAATTGGTTCTCCATCCCGGTATGCGATAAAAGCCGTATACCACAAAGCCACAGGCGAGATCGCGGCTGTATCTTCTACCGAACGTCTTTCCCTCATTGCCGGACGCTACGTCGGGAAAGATGACCCGGTATGCGTGGTGAGATGCCAGCATGAATTTCCAGCGGTTGGGGAGGTGCTGGAGCCATTCGCTTTCCCCCACCTGGTTGAGGGATGGATGAGGGGTTCCCACCACGGTCCCCTTATGCCGGTAGCCTTGCGCAATGCTACTCCCACTCGCTTTGATGGTCCCCCAAGGGTGGTAGCTCTGGGCTTCCAGTTAACTCAAGGGCATTTAATCGGACCAAAAGACCTGTTTGACGATCCCAGTTTTGACGAAGCGCGACGTTTCTGCAACGCCGTAGCCGATTACCTTCGCCGCCATGGGCCCTTCGAGCCCCATCGCCTTCCTATGGAAGAGATGGAATACACAACTTTGCCCCAGGTCCTGGCGAAGTTAAAAGACCGCTTTGAAGAAATCTAA
- a CDS encoding DUF2029 domain-containing protein, protein MLFTLLLAFILALNVTFTQRIFTSRFPGANDFFSRWEGARVFWQEGLSPYSQEATLSIQRGIYGRPAYPYEDQGLFVYPFYTVFFLFPLVWFPYSWVQAFWMVLLEFLLLTGFWLCIDLFRWRPPLTLLALTGLWTILFYYHARAIILGQFAVVVFFFLALSLWALSKRKDFLAGASLALTTFKPQMVFLAIPFLLLWSGYKKRWSVIKGFTGVMALLLGLSWIAEPHWFQGFLSQVRAYPAYTIFGSPLWILTSYYFPALGKPVEVILTLALLILLGYFWALVLKTENEFVFHQAFGLTLVVTNLIAPRTATTNYVVFLIPICFLFSLTRRHLWIALGEILSLPAFWALFILTVKGDFEQPPMYIPPPFILLAALLIQSSRFRMAFRI, encoded by the coding sequence TTGCTATTTACTCTACTGCTCGCCTTTATTTTAGCATTAAATGTGACTTTTACCCAACGTATCTTTACTTCTCGTTTTCCCGGAGCTAACGATTTTTTCTCCCGCTGGGAGGGAGCGAGGGTTTTCTGGCAAGAAGGGCTCAGCCCCTATTCCCAGGAAGCCACTCTCTCCATTCAGAGGGGAATCTACGGCAGACCAGCATACCCCTATGAAGATCAGGGCCTGTTCGTTTACCCATTTTATACCGTTTTCTTTCTTTTCCCGTTAGTATGGTTCCCCTATTCTTGGGTTCAAGCCTTCTGGATGGTGCTTCTGGAATTTTTGTTGCTGACAGGATTTTGGCTTTGTATTGATCTGTTCCGGTGGCGTCCTCCCTTGACTCTTCTGGCCCTGACCGGCCTATGGACCATTCTTTTTTACTATCACGCCAGAGCCATAATCCTGGGTCAGTTTGCTGTGGTGGTTTTCTTTTTCCTGGCTCTTTCCCTTTGGGCTTTAAGTAAGCGCAAGGACTTCTTAGCTGGTGCCTCGCTGGCCCTTACTACTTTTAAGCCCCAGATGGTTTTCCTGGCTATCCCCTTTCTCCTCCTGTGGTCTGGCTATAAGAAGCGGTGGAGTGTAATTAAAGGTTTCACCGGGGTTATGGCCTTGCTCTTAGGACTTTCCTGGATTGCGGAACCCCACTGGTTCCAGGGATTTTTAAGCCAGGTCAGAGCTTACCCGGCTTATACGATTTTTGGCTCACCGCTCTGGATTTTAACTTCTTATTACTTTCCCGCCCTCGGAAAACCAGTTGAAGTCATTCTAACCCTGGCATTGCTTATCCTTCTGGGTTACTTCTGGGCCTTAGTTCTCAAAACTGAAAACGAATTTGTTTTCCATCAGGCCTTTGGCCTCACCCTCGTGGTGACTAATTTGATAGCTCCTCGCACTGCCACCACTAATTATGTCGTTTTCCTCATCCCCATCTGCTTTCTCTTTTCTCTTACGCGCCGTCACCTTTGGATTGCCCTGGGGGAAATTTTGAGCCTTCCGGCTTTCTGGGCTCTTTTTATCCTGACGGTGAAGGGAGATTTTGAACAGCCTCCTATGTATATCCCTCCGCCTTTCATCCTCCTGGCGGCTCTTCTGATTCAAAGCAGCCGCTTTCGCATGGCTTTCAGGATTTAA
- a CDS encoding ABC transporter permease has translation MGIVSLIWKEFIQLRRNILLTFFILLIPMFEFALMTRATGREIKDIPVAVLDLHKSKASRELVKVIDETHRLKVVFYPESQEKLEELISRGEATLGLIISREFEIYVLLDGSSVTPASLGLSGLYEAIDAFSSGKLRETGIRAEDKVKLETRILFNPTYDVRHFTLPAMVGFIVYQITIAIASLSLVREREMGTIEQLMVSPLRREEIILGKGLVAFLAGFVNFWLLLLLATKVYGVPFRGSLALLGAITALFLVVESGWGLALSTLARNPQQAILFVFIQVMVDVAFSGFIVPIKNLPTHLRIIAFFVPLQHYLFIIRSIMLKGAGFFELWPRILTLLLLGIVILTIASLNVRRSLE, from the coding sequence ATGGGGATTGTGAGCCTTATTTGGAAGGAATTTATACAGCTGCGCCGCAACATCCTCCTTACCTTTTTCATCCTCCTTATCCCTATGTTCGAGTTCGCCTTGATGACCAGAGCCACCGGTAGGGAGATAAAAGATATCCCCGTAGCAGTTCTGGACCTACATAAATCAAAGGCAAGCCGGGAACTTGTAAAGGTAATTGACGAAACCCACAGGCTCAAAGTGGTCTTTTATCCCGAAAGCCAGGAAAAGCTTGAGGAACTAATTTCCAGGGGTGAAGCTACTTTGGGGCTTATAATATCGCGCGAATTTGAAATCTACGTTCTCCTGGATGGCTCCTCAGTTACTCCGGCATCCTTAGGACTTTCAGGGCTCTATGAAGCAATTGATGCCTTCTCCAGCGGTAAATTGCGGGAAACCGGAATCAGAGCCGAAGACAAAGTAAAACTGGAAACCCGCATACTTTTCAACCCTACTTACGATGTTCGTCATTTCACTTTGCCAGCTATGGTGGGCTTTATCGTCTATCAGATAACCATTGCCATAGCCTCCCTCAGCCTTGTGAGAGAACGGGAGATGGGTACGATAGAACAGCTTATGGTAAGTCCTCTGCGTCGGGAAGAAATAATATTGGGCAAGGGACTCGTGGCTTTCCTGGCTGGCTTTGTAAACTTCTGGCTGTTATTGCTTTTGGCTACAAAAGTTTATGGAGTCCCCTTCAGGGGATCTTTAGCCCTGCTGGGTGCTATTACCGCCTTATTCTTAGTGGTAGAATCAGGATGGGGACTTGCTCTATCAACTCTGGCTCGCAATCCTCAACAAGCCATCCTCTTCGTTTTCATCCAGGTTATGGTAGATGTAGCCTTTTCAGGATTTATCGTCCCCATTAAAAACCTGCCCACCCACCTCAGGATTATAGCCTTTTTCGTCCCTCTTCAGCATTACCTTTTTATAATACGCAGCATAATGCTGAAAGGGGCCGGCTTCTTTGAGCTTTGGCCCAGAATTTTAACGCTTTTACTGCTGGGCATAGTGATCCTCACGATTGCTTCCCTGAACGTGAGGCGGAGTCTGGAGTAA